From Macrobrachium nipponense isolate FS-2020 chromosome 6, ASM1510439v2, whole genome shotgun sequence, a single genomic window includes:
- the LOC135216660 gene encoding cilia- and flagella-associated protein 251-like, giving the protein MEDEDEGEGIPVEESAEVPWRRRRKGKRGHRGGGGGRGGGPTGGGRERGFFLGGGDPLEEEEEEEEGERVKEVFLEEEEEDEVEEEVPLEEEEKEERGPHGGGGGGGGKRTLSRLPWRRMRRAGGSQGGGEEEEVLLEGDKGVEDPPGGE; this is encoded by the coding sequence ATGGAGGACGAGGACGAGGGAGAGGGGATCCCCGTTGAGGAGAGTGCAGAGGtcccctggaggaggaggaggaaggggaagaggggccatagaggaggaggaggaggaagaggagggggtcCCACtggaggaggacgagagagagggtTCTTCCTAGGGGGGGGAGAtcccctggaggaggaggaggaggaggaggagggggagcgAGTGAAGGAGGTCTtcctcgaggaggaggaggaggatgaggtggaggaagaggtccccctggaggaggaggagaaggaggaaagaggaccccatggaggaggaggaggaggaggaggaaagaggaccCTCAGTAGATTGCCCTGGAGGAGAATGAGAAGGGCAGGGGGATCccaaggaggaggggaggaggaggaagtcctCCTCGAGGGGGACAAgggggtagaggatccccctggAGGAGAATGA